The Mycoplasmopsis equigenitalium genome contains a region encoding:
- a CDS encoding pseudouridine synthase, with product MTKIIASNNDNGRTIFKFISKYFTNLPPSLIYKTLRNKDIKVNGKRVSDPRVKINTDDVVEIYLNENVSFDNYNNFKIRIDVVYEDNNILIINKPKNLAVHGQGNSLDDAVKTYLHYNQEDSFAPSHVGRLDKETTGLIMYAKNYKTLVVLNEEVHHIDKIYTFKSEKTYYKKTYVLGMIKDEKQQKMIVSNHPEAQEAKTVLWSEKDKNFAQIITGKKHQIRVLMSHLKDPILGDRKYGGKMRSRLYLHCHILKFNLENLSLKYLNDKRIISNPEWWGKND from the coding sequence ATGACAAAAATTATAGCATCAAACAATGATAATGGAAGGACAATTTTCAAATTTATTAGCAAATATTTTACAAATTTGCCCCCCAGTTTAATTTATAAAACCTTAAGAAATAAAGATATTAAGGTTAATGGTAAAAGAGTTAGTGACCCTAGAGTGAAAATTAATACTGACGATGTTGTTGAGATTTATCTTAATGAAAACGTAAGTTTTGATAACTACAACAATTTTAAAATTAGAATCGATGTTGTGTATGAAGACAACAACATTTTAATTATTAATAAACCAAAGAATTTAGCAGTGCACGGACAAGGTAATAGTCTTGATGATGCGGTTAAAACATATTTGCATTATAATCAGGAAGACTCGTTTGCACCAAGTCATGTTGGTCGTCTCGATAAGGAAACAACTGGTTTGATTATGTATGCGAAAAACTATAAAACACTTGTAGTACTTAATGAAGAAGTGCATCATATTGATAAAATTTACACCTTTAAGTCAGAGAAAACTTATTATAAAAAGACATATGTTTTAGGAATGATCAAAGATGAAAAGCAGCAAAAAATGATTGTTTCTAATCACCCAGAAGCACAAGAAGCAAAAACAGTTCTTTGAAGCGAAAAAGACAAAAATTTTGCTCAAATTATTACTGGTAAAAAACATCAAATTCGAGTGCTTATGTCACATCTAAAAGATCCGATTTTAGGTGATCGAAAATATGGTGGTAAAATGCGTTCGCGTTTATACTTGCACTGCCATATACTAAAGTTTAATTTAGAAAATTTAAGTTTAAAATATTTAAATGACAAGAGGATAATTTCTAATCCTGAATGGTGAGGTAAAAATGACTAA
- a CDS encoding Asp-tRNA(Asn)/Glu-tRNA(Gln) amidotransferase subunit GatC, with product MTKIDAKTLKAIASDLLIDVDDDVVESIIKEFAGIKAHFDLIKSMNVENVEPMFLVDESPILLMREDVETDNYLSKETILKNANRKNKDYVVVKKVVK from the coding sequence ATGACTAAAATAGATGCTAAAACATTAAAAGCGATCGCCAGCGATCTTTTAATTGATGTTGATGATGATGTTGTGGAAAGTATTATCAAAGAGTTCGCAGGAATTAAAGCTCATTTCGATCTTATCAAGTCGATGAATGTCGAAAATGTCGAGCCAATGTTTTTGGTTGATGAGTCGCCCATTTTATTGATGAGAGAAGATGTAGAAACTGATAATTATTTGAGTAAAGAAACAATCTTAAAAAATGCAAACCGCAAAAATAAAGACTATGTAGTTGTTAAAAAGGTGGTTAAATAA
- a CDS encoding amidase family protein: MLVKGDIKKALKELKNDNNNAVMAVLNYKNSHKGILENTIFTIKDVFATDFEKTQASSKILENFEPGYTADCVRLLIEAGATPVAKVHNDELALGGTGTFSAFGIVKNPLDSTRYVGGSSCGSAATLTKNIGFALGSDTGDSVRLPASFVGKVGYKPSYGAVSRYGMFPYASSLDTVSYFAHDVSDIATISKVLFKVTGNDMTNRVVKVDKVKLLKPKKIAVLDFRSHLVPYVKDALNDLTRKLKYQQISLDFVEFDTNIANSIKAVYDIISYSEASSNLANLNGIAFGNRKEQNEWQDTYKQTRKSGFGKMVQRRLTLGSLFLKEENQKDLFLRAAKVRRIYKDYMNKYLENYDLVIYPASNGIAPKFDSEKLVTFVDWILTGANLIGNPSLTIPFGKHNNLPFSLAIDSKLYNDEKLLSYALFIEKVINFEGGK; this comes from the coding sequence ATGTTAGTAAAAGGTGATATTAAAAAGGCTTTGAAAGAGCTAAAAAATGACAACAACAACGCAGTTATGGCAGTTTTAAATTATAAAAATTCACACAAGGGAATTTTGGAAAATACCATTTTTACAATCAAAGACGTGTTTGCAACAGATTTTGAAAAAACTCAAGCATCGAGCAAAATTTTGGAAAATTTTGAACCAGGGTATACAGCCGATTGTGTTCGTTTATTGATTGAAGCAGGCGCAACTCCAGTCGCTAAAGTGCACAATGATGAACTAGCACTTGGTGGAACTGGTACCTTTAGTGCTTTTGGTATTGTTAAAAACCCATTAGATTCTACTCGTTATGTAGGGGGCTCTTCGTGTGGAAGTGCTGCAACACTAACAAAGAATATTGGTTTTGCATTAGGTAGTGATACAGGCGATAGTGTTAGATTACCTGCTTCATTTGTTGGTAAAGTTGGTTATAAACCATCATATGGAGCCGTGTCAAGATACGGGATGTTTCCTTATGCTTCAAGCCTTGACACTGTGTCATATTTTGCTCACGATGTAAGTGATATAGCAACCATTTCAAAAGTGCTTTTCAAGGTAACGGGAAACGATATGACAAATCGTGTTGTTAAGGTAGATAAAGTTAAATTATTAAAGCCCAAAAAGATTGCAGTTTTAGATTTTCGCAGTCATCTTGTTCCATACGTAAAAGACGCATTAAATGATTTAACAAGAAAACTAAAATATCAACAAATTTCACTGGATTTTGTTGAATTTGATACAAATATTGCAAACTCAATTAAAGCAGTTTATGACATTATTTCTTATTCAGAGGCAAGTAGTAATTTAGCTAATTTAAATGGAATAGCTTTTGGTAATCGAAAAGAACAAAATGAGTGACAAGATACATATAAACAAACACGTAAATCCGGGTTTGGTAAAATGGTGCAAAGACGTCTTACGCTTGGCTCATTATTTTTAAAAGAAGAAAACCAAAAAGATTTATTTTTACGTGCAGCTAAAGTTAGACGAATTTATAAAGATTATATGAATAAATATTTAGAAAATTATGATTTAGTTATTTATCCCGCTTCAAATGGAATCGCACCAAAATTTGACAGTGAGAAATTAGTGACATTTGTTGACTGGATTTTAACAGGCGCAAATTTAATTGGTAATCCTTCGCTTACAATACCCTTTGGCAAACATAATAACTTACCTTTTAGTTTGGCAATTGATAGTAAATTATATAATGATGAGAAACTACTTAGTTATGCACTTTTTATAGAAAAAGTTATTAATTTTGAAGGAGGTAAATAA